The following are encoded in a window of Aromatoleum petrolei genomic DNA:
- a CDS encoding dihydrolipoamide acetyltransferase family protein, whose protein sequence is MFDFTLPSLGADMDEGKLIEWKVKPGDTVHKGQVVAIVDTSKAAVDVEIWQDGVVHELLVEAGERIPVGTALATLLEPGEKAPPKGAPSKGARAGGKEARRAAGGAAAVGEGRPLAAAAAVHAEGARLRISPAARKRADALGVDIARLTGSGPGGAVTLADVEAAAQPGAPKAVEAIPAAHPEADRNAEMRRAIAAAMSRSKREIPHYYLVETIPMARAQRWLAQANEGRPITARLLMAVLQLKAVAAALAQYPDLNGIFRDGCFEPVQAAHIGVAISLRQGGLIAPALHDVGSKPLDQLMRELADLVKRTRAGSLRSSEMSDPTITVTNLGDQGVEAVMGVIYPPQVALVGFGRIMERPWVEDGALLALPTVVASLAADHRVSDGHRGALFLAELRERLQRPEEL, encoded by the coding sequence ATGTTTGACTTCACGCTGCCCTCCCTCGGCGCCGACATGGACGAGGGCAAGCTCATCGAATGGAAGGTGAAGCCCGGCGACACGGTGCACAAGGGTCAGGTCGTCGCGATCGTCGATACCTCGAAGGCGGCGGTCGACGTGGAGATCTGGCAGGACGGCGTCGTGCATGAACTGCTGGTCGAGGCGGGGGAGCGGATTCCCGTCGGCACGGCGTTGGCGACCCTGCTCGAACCCGGCGAAAAGGCACCGCCGAAGGGGGCGCCGTCGAAGGGCGCGCGGGCAGGCGGGAAGGAAGCGAGGCGTGCGGCCGGGGGCGCTGCGGCCGTGGGAGAAGGACGGCCACTGGCCGCCGCTGCGGCCGTTCACGCAGAAGGCGCCCGCCTGCGCATCTCGCCGGCTGCGCGCAAGCGTGCCGACGCGCTCGGGGTGGATATCGCGCGCCTCACGGGCTCCGGCCCCGGTGGCGCGGTGACGCTGGCCGATGTCGAGGCCGCCGCGCAGCCCGGCGCGCCGAAGGCCGTCGAAGCCATTCCGGCGGCACATCCCGAAGCCGACAGGAACGCCGAGATGCGCCGCGCAATCGCCGCGGCGATGAGCCGCTCGAAGCGCGAGATCCCGCATTACTACCTCGTCGAGACGATCCCGATGGCGCGCGCGCAGCGGTGGCTCGCACAGGCGAACGAGGGGCGGCCGATCACCGCGCGTCTGCTGATGGCGGTGCTGCAACTGAAGGCCGTCGCCGCGGCGCTCGCGCAGTATCCCGACCTGAACGGCATCTTCCGCGACGGCTGTTTCGAGCCGGTGCAGGCCGCGCACATCGGCGTCGCGATCTCGCTGCGCCAAGGCGGGCTGATCGCCCCCGCGCTGCACGACGTCGGCAGCAAGCCGCTCGACCAGCTGATGCGCGAGCTCGCCGATCTCGTGAAGCGCACGCGCGCCGGTTCGCTGCGCAGCTCAGAGATGTCGGACCCGACGATCACCGTGACGAATCTCGGCGATCAGGGCGTGGAAGCCGTGATGGGTGTGATCTACCCGCCGCAGGTCGCGCTCGTCGGCTTCGGCCGCATCATGGAGCGGCCGTGGGTTGAGGACGGCGCGCTGCTCGCGCTGCCGACCGTCGTCGCGAGCCTCGCGGCGGATCACCGCGTCTCGGACGGGCACCGCGGGGCGCTGTTCCTCGCGGAACTGCGCGAGCGACTGCAACGGCCCGAGGAGTTGTGA
- a CDS encoding acyl carrier protein — protein MAEKYPELRANVIAILRGIAPEVEADELRDDRPLRQQVDLDSMDWLNFLIGISEQLKVSIPEADYGRLVTLGNLLDYLRAKLG, from the coding sequence ATGGCCGAGAAATATCCCGAACTGCGCGCGAATGTGATCGCGATCCTGCGTGGCATCGCGCCCGAGGTCGAGGCGGACGAGTTGCGCGACGACCGGCCGCTGCGCCAGCAGGTCGACCTCGATTCGATGGACTGGCTCAACTTCCTGATCGGGATCAGCGAGCAGCTGAAGGTGAGCATCCCCGAGGCGGACTACGGCCGCCTCGTGACGCTGGGGAATCTGCTCGACTACCTGCGCGCGAAGCTCGGCTAG